In Lepidochelys kempii isolate rLepKem1 chromosome 19, rLepKem1.hap2, whole genome shotgun sequence, the genomic stretch TATTTATTGAAGTCTGTAAAGCTTTGGGCAATGTGCTTTGTACGGCAAATACTAGCCAAATTAAGCTTCTCCTGTATATTACTGATCCCTTAAGTATGTCTCCTAGGACTTTGTCCATGCCAGTTTCAAATGATGGGGCTTTCACTCCCCTTTCCCTTGGGAAATGACTCTCTCTCGACCTCACACTCAGGAAGCATTTGATGAGCCGGTACCAGAACTGTAAGAAAGAGGAGTTTGGCTTAAGTAGCAGGTTCCAaagaaagggccaaattctgaagagTAGCCTGGAAGCAGGTGTAATGGATCTCTCACCAGGCACATGCACATCCTTATGTGCCTGTATACTTCCTGAGAGCATCTTTGTGCTACCTATTACGAGTAAGAACGGGGTTAATTTTTGCACAGATGGCTGTGCATAGAGATGTGACTGGGTGAGAACATCTGGACCACCCCCCTGAATACCAAGTCACACCCCAGCAAAGCCCTTACTGGCCCCTGTCATGGAAGCCCTGAGTAGTAGCCTGTCTGTGAGAGGGTCAGTTTTCACCCTGTCTGCCCAGCACTGGCTTCAGGTGTATTGAAATGCCCCTGTGAAATTGGATCCTGACGGTTGTGGCTATGACCCCACTGCTTGACGTGTTCATCTTGAACCAGCAGCAAATCCGAGTCACTAGATTGTAATTGCTGCTTATGGGGGtgcggtggtggtgggggtggtgtcAATAGAAATCACTTCCGGCCATTTGGGTTGGAAGAAAAATCTGTCACACTCAGAGATGCTAATAAAAGGGTCAGAGAACGGGACGTCGCGCTTGTAACATTTCCAGAGTGTTGAATGACaccaaacattttaaatgacaGATTCTCAGCTCACCTTCCCACCCCACATAGTAGCCTGGGAGTGTCTCTCTTGCCCCACATTGCCTTTAAAGCTTTAGGGTACTTTGTGCTCCCTATTCCATCACTCCCAAGCCTCATTCAACAGCCTTCCTTATAGGGCTCAGGAATAGGAATGTTTATAGATTTTGAGGACACATGGGTGCACTTGGAGAATTTTACCTTTAGCTACCTTGGGAAGTGAATGGGTTAGGACATGGGCCTAAGTAATCAATTTGAATAAATAACCTTGTATGTAGGTACTTCTAATTCAAAAGATCCCAACTCACCGTATAGACAATGGGCCAGAGTCTGAAGAACTTGACTCAGACCTTATCTCAGGCCAAACTCttattgactccaatgggagtttAGAGTGAACAAGGGATGTATAAAAATGGAGTAGGGCCACCAGTTGTTGGACATAAAACATACAGTACCAGCTACCTCTGGAGTGCAGGGAACCAGCTGGCCAGCCTGCCCAGGGCACACTGCTCATCAGTGGGGAGAGAAGAAATTTTTAGTTATGGAAACTGGGGCATATCCCTAATGACTCCCACAAAAAGTTCCAAGGGCCCTTTGAGCCTCCACGCAAAGCAGACAGAACTATGGCTCGTGCTGACGCCACAGATGCAGGTTCACTGCCTGGAACTCCATTTAGTTCCCTGAAATGCACACAGGGTTGAGCTCGCTCTGCCATGATTTGAACCCCTGGTTGCAGAGAGTTTCCAGCAGAGACTTAGACCACTCAGGCTGCCTCCTTAGCAGTATAGAGCTGTAACTATTGGGTGTAGAAAATAAGCAGCTAGCTTATGTACTGGAGGAAGGAAGGCCTTGCCTTGCTATGAAAATGAATGGTCATAATTCACTTGCTACAGAGAATGAGGGATGAAACCTGGACTCACGCGAAAAATGTTTGCAACGTACAGGGGAAATACAATTGTAACATATTACTGTAACCCGCTCCAGTTTATAAAATTATTAACAGGTTCCCTGGCTCCATTGCCAGAAGTGGAAgtgaacacagcaggaaaaagCCACTGAATGATGAAATGATGGAACTGTGATAAAGAACTTGGGTTGGATTGTACGTGAACCAATCCAATTagctttttttccaaataaatatTTACCTAAAAACATCAATAGAAACATTTAAAACAAGCCAGTGAATTGGCAGCTATTGCCTTTGTTATGATGCTTCATCTCTTTATTAGTCGCCCTTATTCATTCCTCATTTAAGACAGagatattaaaaatggaaaagacaCATCCGTTATTCCTCCTataagcccaggggaggaggaggagtcaggTATTCAGTGGATATTACAGTTTGTCTTAGCCAAAAGCCAAAGGGAAAAGAGTGTAACTTGAACTAACCctttttttctggtgacattgACAGGAGAGACAGTTTGCAATCAGCTTTATTCAGAATCTCTGATAGAGTCCGGCTGACCAGTGATGCACAACCAACAAATGCACAATGAGACTCCAGGCCCAGCCTGTAGTCTTCTTGCTTTAAACAAAATCTGCTTAAAAATACTATTACCATCTGGGAAATGACCATTCATGAGATCCTCTCCAAATGAGATTTGTTTCTTGCTGTGACTTCATCCGGagctgaacttccccaaagtttagATCTGAGATTTTGGTGAAAAGAAACAGGCGTCAGCTACGAAATCTGGGTCCTGCCCCAAACTGACCCAAATTTTATGGGGGTTGAATCTGGCAGGTGAGCTTGGGCTCCCTCTCTAGTTTTAAAATAGGCCAACTTTTAGGTGTAATCAATTTGACAACATCCAAGAAtcaaagagctaggtattattaaagTGCAAAGATAACATAGCTTTTCTGGAAGCAGTGCAGTTAGTAAAGGCACTCATGCCTGTGAcaatgtagggccagattctaacACTCTTATGCATGTTGATTAGTACCTTACTCAGCGAGtagttccatttatttcagtgaggaCGCTTGCCCAGTAGGGCACTCTTTAATGTGAGTAAAGGTtggcagaatccagcccttaaAAATCATTCAATGCTGTGGTAATACATCAGTGTGTTTTCATCCTGGCCATGCTCTCACTGTACCTTTAAATCCAAGTCTCTGAACAACATAGTCAAAAGCGTGTCATTGTCCTGGATGGAGCCAGAGGCATGGGGTGCAAAGGTGTTTAGTTCTAGGCAGCCTGGCTCCCTTGCTGCCGATAACACATCTGTTGTTTGAAAGTCCGGAGGCTTCAGTTTGTTTTCAGGATATGACAATGAATCTAATGACATCAACTGGCCTGTGCTGCATTCCCCGGGGAGGTCATCACAGGTACAGACTGACTTTAGTAAGGGGGAGGAGGATGACGGAGAATGCCCATCCTCTGAGACAGAGTTTGTGTCAACTGTCAGCAAGGACAGCAATGGCAGCAACCCTGCCATCTGCCGTCTGTAGTTTCCACCTTCCTGCAGCAGAGACAGTGACTGCTGGGGCATGTGCAGCTTAGCTTCCTCACAGTCTGTCTGGAGCATCAACTGCTGCATTGGCCCCATGGAGAACGCCACTCCTGTCATGTCAGTGTCACTGCTTTCCCATAATTCTCTCTCTACCAGCTTCGGCCTCTGCTCCTTGTAGTTCTCATCACAGTACCTGTCGCCTGGTGTCTTGGTTTTAAGTTTGCCAATGACAAACCTTTCAGGAGAAACATCCTGCAGCATCTGGTCTGACTGAGAATTCCTCCTGTTGATGCATCTTGGGCTTTCGATGCACACTCCATATGTCAAGGCCAGAGGTTTCTTGTTCAGCGTGCATGGTAGATTTTCCTGGGCTATTTGAGGAGTGTATGCAGAAGGAAAACCATTTGCTTGGTTGACTGGCTGAATGATGGGCTGAAATGCCAACACATTGGCCTGTTGTTGATAGGCAGTTATTGGCAAAGGGAATAAAGACGTCTGCTGCAGCATGTTAATCGGCATTAACTGTACATCTGGGGTGTACGGAACAGGTTTGGATAAATCATTAATGGGGCTTATAATATGCTCCACTGTCAGCatgaggggctggaaggctgaAATCCCTCTGAAGTCCTGTCGTGGTAGAAAGACAAACGTTAGTAGCAATGAAGCTGTGAGTTTTCaaagtttattttatattattgcaAAATCCCTTTGGGAAACTCTGCATAGGAGCTTGCAATCCGCCATACTTGACGTGCCTTAATGGAGGTCTGATTTtaagaaagtgctgagcatccatctTCTAAAAATCAAGTCCCTCTAAGTTATTGCCAGTTGGGCACCCAAGAATGGAGGCACccagaatcactagtcacttttgaaaacttagaCTGTAAAGAATAATAAAAGTGTTGCTTTTGGGGTTCACAATTTTGAAACCGTCCAGCAGATCATCACCTCAAAGTCAGCCCTTCTCCAAGGAGAATAAACCCAGCTTCCTTAACTTTCTTAACAAAGTCTTCAGACCTGACATCACCTGTGTTGCCGTACTCTGAAACTCGCCTTAACAATCTTTGCTGAGCTAGAATGGCCAGGCTGCATTTCCAAAGGAGAGCTACACATACCTCACACAATTACCTCTTCTGGACAGTTATCTGCCAATTCTATTTTTGGTGGGATAAGTCTCATGGctggaatattggtgtagagggGTGTATGTTGTTGGGGAAGGGAAGGCAGGATAAAAAGGGAGGagatacatcaagaatatatgcactcgttctgaggtccagaaggtcTGGatcagttgaaagtctctgggtaaagacaAAAGGGGTAAAACAataggggtgatgtcatggtaggtgTCTACtctagaccaccaaatcaggaagaggaggtggatgaggcatttctaggaCAAATAACAGAactatccaaaacacaagacctggtagtcatgggggactttaactacccagacatctgctgaaaaagtaatatggcaaaacacaacatTTCTAAAAAGGTCTTGGACTGTACAGGGGAGAACTTTTCATTTCGGAaaatggaggaagtaaccagaAGGACAGCTAcattagacttgattctgaccaagaGGGAGGAATTGATAGAacatctgaaggtggaaggcgaTGTGGGTGAAAGgaatcatgaaatgatagatttcatgactCTAAGGACAGGAGAGACAGAGCAGCAGAACAAGGACAATGGGACTTCAAAGCAAACTTTAAACAATACCTAAggggaaaaggagttcaggacagctggcagtttctcaaggagataatattaaaggcacaactacAGGCTATCCTGATGAAAAGGAAAGACAGGAAAAATAGTAAGAGGCCAGTATGgatccatcaggagctctttaatgacctgaaaatcaaaaaaggaatcctacaaaaagtggaaacatggatgaataGCTAAGGAGGAGTTACAAAAGaagagcacaagcatgtagggacaaaatcagaacggctaaggcacaaaatgaattacacccTACCAAGGGACATAAAGGGCAATAAGAAGCGggtctttaaatacattaggcaCAAGAAAAAGATGAAGGGAAATGTAGGTCCTCTATTTAGcgaggaaggagagctaataactgatgacatcaagaaggctgaggtgtttaatgcctattttgcttcatgCTTTACTATAAAATTAATGGTGCCCAGAtaactcaacacaattaatactaACAAGgcagaaggaacacaagccaaattaggtaaagaacaggttaaagaatatttagataagttggaTGTATTCTAGTCAATAGGATCTAATGAAATTCATCCTTGGATATTTAAGGAACAAGTTGAAACAATCTTAGAACtgctagcaattatctttgagaactcccgGAGGATGGGCGAGGTCCCAGAAGAATGGAGAAGGACAAACACAGTACctctctttaaaaaagggaacaaagaggaccaggTGAATTATAcatcagtcagcctaacttcagtacctagaaagatactggaacaaattatcaatcaatcaatttgtaagtacctGGATGATAATAGTGTtagaatagccagcatggatttgttaagaacaaatcatgccaaaccagtcTAATTTCCTTcattgacagggttactggcctagtggatgggggaaagctgtgatatatcttgattttagtgaggcttttgatacagtcccacatgacagtctcataagcaaattagggaaatgcagtctagatgaaattactatactgtaggtgcataactagttggaaGATGGTACTCAAAGGAGTCATACATGGTGTGCTGTCAAACTGGGACAGCGGAGAGTGTCAATCTGGGTCcagtattgttaaaatattttcattaataacttggatagTGCAAAGTACCACATTGAGGAAGGTAAAATTAAATGGAcagttacaaaatggggaatggcTAGGTAGTGGttctgctgagaaggatctgggggttcGAGAGGATCACAAATTCAATCTGactcaacaatgtgatgcagttgcaaaaaggaCTAATATTCTGAGgcgtattaacaggaatgttgtatggAAGACACTGAAGGTAACTGTCCCATTCAACTCAggactggtgagacctcagctggaatactgtacCCAGTTCTGAgcgccacactttaggaaaaatgtggacaaactggagagagtccagaggagagcaacaaaaataataaaaggtttggaaaatctgacctatcaggaaaggttaaaaaaaaaaacctgggcatatttagtcttgagaaaagaagatagagggaggacctgataacagtcttaaaatatgttaggtttcagaggaacagccgtgttagtctgtattcgcaaaaagaaaaggagtacttgtggcaccttagagactaaccaatttatttgagcatgagctttcgtgagctacagctcacttcatcagatgtttaccgtggaaactgcagcagactttatatacacacagaaatcatgaaacaatacctcctcccaccccactgtcctgctggtaatagcttatctaaagtgatcaacaggtgggacatttccagcacaaatccaggttttctcaccctccacccccccacacaaattcactctcctgctggtgctagcccatccaaagtgacaactctttacataatcaagtcgggctatttcctgcatagatcaaggttttctcacatcccccccacccccatacacacacaaactcactctcctgctggtaatagctcatctaaactgaccattctccaggtttaaatccaagttaaaccagaacatctggggggggggggtaggaaaaaacaagaggaaacaggctaccttgcataatgacttagccactcccagtctctatttaagcctaaattaatagtatccaatttgcaaatgaattccaattcagcagtttctcgctggagtctggatttgaagtttttttgttttaagatagcgaccttcatgtctgtgattgcgtgaccagagagattgaagtgttctccgactggtttatgaatgttataattcttgacatctgatttgtgtccatttattcttttacgtagagactgtccagtttgaccaatgtacatggcagaggggcattgctggcacatgatggcatagatcacattggtggatgtgcaggtgaacgagcctctgatagtgtggctgatgaagacatgaaggtcgctatcttaaaacaaaaaaacttcaaatccagactccagcgagaaactgctgaattggaattcatttgcaaattggatactattaatttaggcttaaatagagactgggagtggctaagtcattatgcaaggtagcctgtttcctcttgttttttcctacccccccccccccagatgttctggtttaacttggatttaaacctggagaatggtcagtttagatgagctattaccagcaggagagtgagtttgtgtgtgtatgggggtgggggggatgtgagaaaaccttgatctatgcaggaaatagcccgacttgattatgtaaagagttgtcactttggatgggctagcaccagcaggagagtgaatttgtgtgggggggtggagggtgagaaaacctggatttgtgctggaaatgtcccacctgttgatcactttagataagctattaccagcaggacagtggggtgggaggaggtattgtttcatgatttctgtgtgtatataaagtctgctgcagtttccacggtaaacatctgatgaagtgagctgtagctcacgaaagctcatgctcaaataaattggttagtctctaaggtgccacaagtactccttttctttttttaaaatatgttaaggcctgtTACAGAGAGCacggtgatcaactgttctccatgtccactgaaggcaagacaagaagtaatgggcttaaatctgcagcaaaggagatttaggttagatatgaagaaaagctttctaactctacaggtagttaagctctggaataggcttccaagtgagtttgtggaatctccatcattgaagggttttaagaacaggttagacaaacacctatcagggatgatctaggtttacttggtcctgcctcaagcACTGGGGGTTGGACTTGACTtgtcaaggtctcttccagctctacattgCTATAATTCTGTGATCCTATTCAAATGGATTCACATTCTCCCATGCATATTAAACATTTCCTGTAATGACTTAAGGACACTTACCAAAGACTTCGGCCGTGCTGTGCGTTGTTTGATGTATTTATAGATCGCATAACATACCACAGCAAACAGCGATCCTGTAGCAAATGTAATTCCCCCAACACAGTATAGGAGCCAGGTGTTATCtgttcagtggggaaaaaaaatgcaatttagcCTCACAGAATAGGATTGGAAATAATGTGCTGGATCATCTAATCCATCCTCCAGCATTCAGTTCTTAGGCCTTAACGGTGCCGTTAAGCACAACAGCTGTTTTCCACCATGCTCCTTATTGCTGCTTGAGATCgtcacttttttccccattcctAATGGACTGGTGAGAATAAATTGATCCCACTCCTTCTTATAACTCTGAGTGTAATTGCAAACTGACTCTCCTAGGCAGAACATGCCCAGGACCCCATGGTTAGCTGTATCTGATTGCACAAAGGCCTTGGGGTAGTGGAAACTTCAAATAGAGGAATAACATGCTTCTGGACTGTACTCCCTGatgtagtggttctcaaaccttttcaTGGAATGGAACCACCTCTTAACAGAGTGTCACATGGACACCTCCCTtcccatgggcagcaggtattgAAGGCCCCACCCacgctctgccccaaggccctacCCTCACTCCCCCTGTCTCCCAAAGCCAGTGGGGCCTCAGCTCCAGCTGATGGCCTGGAGCTCAGGGCTCAGGCCagcagccaggggctggggcgGCCAGGGGTGGCTCGGGCCAGCCAGCAGCCCTGGGTGGCTTGGGGGTCAGGTCAGCCAGCGTGGCTGGGACGGGACTCCTCTGGCCACagcggggagaggagagggagaagggggaggagtgcTCAGAGCTTCAGCGGGCggaggggtggagccttgggtggaaggggcagggccagtgcTGGCTTCACCCACCACCCACGTGCTCTCCTATTTCCAACTACACGGGCCTCTAATTCAGACGTGCAGATTTAGCAGGCTCACCTGGTAACGTACTAATGGAAAACACACGAGGCTGGCTTCTTTTTTCTAAGTGCTTGAGATATATTGTGACATTATATTCAGTGTCTGGGTTCAAGTCAGAAACTTCAAATTCTTTGTTGTTCTCATTCTTTTCCcactgttaaaacaaaacaaaacaaaaaaaacccaaagcagaGATTTGTATTTTAAAGAGGTTAAATTATTTAATTACTTCAActccaattaaaaacaaaacaaaaagtttgcaTTTACAAATAAAATCCTCACCTGACTCTTACTAATAACCCCCAAGATTAGCAAAACATCTAATTAGTTTTCCACCATTAGGTTGTTTCCTTTTTGTATTTCACTTCCCTGAGACAATGAAGATAGTACAGCTGGTTGGATAATTTTCACTGCAACATATTTCCATTGCAAAATGATATTTTGACAAAACTGATATTTTCCACAAAATCACATTGATGTTGATAAAATTTTTTTAGGAAAACATtgaggaaaaactttcaaaagtgtcaAAAGAGccagttttgacatttttggaacaaagagttttgatttttcatttttaaacaacttctcattttgaaatgtatatataaaaagagagctaaaattgaaacaaaatatttcagctgaCCCACAATGAATGTTTCGTGAAAAAATTTGAAATTGTTGGTTTTTTGACCCCATTCAGaatgaaaaaagtttcaaaatcttgaaatttttcatgggacAGATTGAAAATCCATTTTCCAACCAACCCTCCCAAATAGGTCACGTTCCCATTTGAGTCTGGTCAGTTTCTAGTCAGTTGTAGGATTGGGCTTCTCTGAATATCAAAGATACTGAaaattctcttcttcagaattCTTACAGAATTCAGGTTCTTCAGAAATCCCATCTAGCATGAATTCACTTGtatgcctgccctgccctgccctgccccacattTTATTCAGACAAAAAAGGCTGGGTTTTACAAAAGCCAACGGTTAGTGGATCTGTGGAGGTGTGTTACCTCTTGGTGCGTCTTTTGGCTGAATAGCGTCATGTGGTAATCGATGGTACCAAATCTGCTGTAGATGTCTTCCACAGTTAGCTGggagccatcctcatctcttagAGGAGTGTAGGGGGGTTGGATGAAAAACTTTATGGATCTAATGCTAGGAACGTATTTCACCTCCGGCTTTCCAATAGTAGCTAAGAAGATGGAGAGTGGGCAATGTCATTTAACTAGACGAAAGATGATAAATTACTAGAGCATCTGTTTAGCGAGTATAATTATTGCTTCTGACATTGTACAGTGCCCTTCAGCCCGATATGCCCAACAGCCTAGAGTTATTAAACTTTTATGGAGCTTTATAAAATGTGGCATCAATCATTCCTTATCGCAGGCTGTGGAAGAGTCACTGTGAATGCTAAATTCTCAAATAAACTGAAGGGCAAGTGTCAAAAGAAATCAAACAAGATTGCAGGTGGAGGCAAAACGTTTGATCAGCTGTGAGTTAAAAACAACCACCTGTAGCACCTCAGGGTCACATAGCCTTAAAAATCAAACTGTAGAGAATGGCTGTGGGGCACAATAATCCCACCTTGAGATGCACCCCAAAGAAAGGTGAATTTCTAATAGTTAGGGATACTACATGGCAGTTTGATAGCGTGTTTCATACAAGGATGTTAAAGAGCTTTGGAAACACTGAGGCCTATACCTAAAACCTAGgtcgacctagctacatcactcagggatgtgaaaaattcacacctctgagagatATAGTTTAGCCAACCTAAGCCCCGGTATAGATACacctaggttgatggaagcaCCACTGTAGAATTTAGATATAGGTATACCCTAAGtctcacaatgcccctgtgaaGTAGGCATGGTaaatattacccccattttacagagagggaaaaatTAGGCAGAAAGAAGTTAtgggacttgtccaaggccacactGTCAATCAGTGGCAGAGATAATTTGGAGGTGGGATTATGTTACATATCCATAAAGCTGACAGATTATCACAGCTCCAATCTCACAGCTCACAATATCACAGCTCCAATCTCACAGCTTCCATGACTAGGTCCGTGGCTGCTCACAGGCTCCCATCATACCCCTGTTAGTGTCCCGCTGAGTCTCGCTATCCCTTAATAGAGCCCACAAGTGCACTAACATGGGCAGTTGCTCCTTCAGAGATATCTGGCTTTCCAGGGGAGGTCAGGAGCCCTcctccacctccaacccactctGAACAAAAAATGTCAGCAGGAGCCCAAAGCCCCCTAGTCGAACTCCTTCCTGTCTGGCATCACAGTCTCTTTCAGAGGGGGAACACCCACAAGCCCCTTCCCATAGTGGGCTTTGTCCTGcaacactgaagccaatggacatGTCGCAGTAGACATCAATGAGAACAGGACTGAGCCCACAGTATTCAGGTGTGGTGTTAACAGACTCCAGCCATGTCCCTTACTGTCTTCTCTGGGGTAGAATCTCTGTGAAGGGACCCAGTCAGAGGAGCAGCAGTTCTGGATTACAGCCCTCACTCGAGCATAGTAGCGCTCTCTGAAGTTTTCCGTCTCGTGAGTGAGGTTACAGAAGGGCTGCGTGATGTTCTGGCATTCACTTTTCTGAAGCCAGTCTTCGTCCCCGTACCTAAGAGAAGACAAAGTGACTATTCTCAGTCTGCCCCGTTGGATTGCTAGAATATATTTTACACACTCATAGACACACCCGTATGCGTGCTCCCTAAATATTTGAGATCTGCAATATCAAAGTAATGACTAACACCAATGCCACTATTTTCTGCTTCTCGTATGCTTTTCAGAGCAGGGTCTCAGAGCATTTTGCAAATATGAGTGAATTAAGCCTCAGAATGCTCTTGTGAAGTTTCATTTTACacacctccattttacagatggggaaactgaggcacaaagcagggaagtgacttacccaaaatCAGCAGTCAATcccagaatagaacccaggtcttatAGCTCCCAGACCCAAAGTGATTTCTAGCCCTCTATAAATGACTCAATATACAGATTTGGGACATACAATTACTGGGTCGTTTAAAGATTCTTTTCTTTCAGCCACTGATAAGAGTTTCTTCAGAGAGTGGGTAACTTTTTGTCCTATCTCTTTACAAAAAAGGGGCTTGTTTACATGAACAACAGAATCAGTGTCACAAAGGGGCCAGGAAGTACACACAACTCATATTCACTGCAGCTGACAAAGACCTTGAACAGATTAAAGGTGACATTtgcagagctgggtgcctaacgTTAGATACTTATATCCTTTATCTGGACGCTTACAGAGGCCTGATTTCAAGAAGGGCTTTGCAC encodes the following:
- the IL22RA1 gene encoding interleukin-22 receptor subunit alpha-1 isoform X2 gives rise to the protein MLPKTGNYFPSEVTHLGLGKIPILPSQLTESFMKEPLIFWAVCSLMGCSIAERSPLLKHAAFSSTNFENIFKWESEAETPPGTVYEVQYKRYGDEDWLQKSECQNITQPFCNLTHETENFRERYYARVRAVIQNCCSSDWVPSQRFYPREDTTIGKPEVKYVPSIRSIKFFIQPPYTPLRDEDGSQLTVEDIYSRFGTIDYHMTLFSQKTHQEWEKNENNKEFEVSDLNPDTEYNVTIYLKHLEKRSQPRVFSISTLPDNTWLLYCVGGITFATGSLFAVVCYAIYKYIKQRTARPKSLDFRGISAFQPLMLTVEHIISPINDLSKPVPYTPDVQLMPINMLQQTSLFPLPITAYQQQANVLAFQPIIQPVNQANGFPSAYTPQIAQENLPCTLNKKPLALTYGVCIESPRCINRRNSQSDQMLQDVSPERFVIGKLKTKTPGDRYCDENYKEQRPKLVERELWESSDTDMTGVAFSMGPMQQLMLQTDCEEAKLHMPQQSLSLLQEGGNYRRQMAGLLPLLSLLTVDTNSVSEDGHSPSSSSPLLKSVCTCDDLPGECSTGQLMSLDSLSYPENKLKPPDFQTTDVLSAAREPGCLELNTFAPHASGSIQDNDTLLTMLFRDLDLKI
- the IL22RA1 gene encoding interleukin-22 receptor subunit alpha-1 isoform X1, giving the protein MLPKTGNYFPSEVTHLGLGKIPILPSQLTESFMKEPLIFWAVCSLMGCSIAERSPLLKHAAFSSTNFENIFKWESEAETPPGTVYEVQYKRYGDEDWLQKSECQNITQPFCNLTHETENFRERYYARVRAVIQNCCSSDWVPSQRFYPREDTTIGKPEVKYVPSIRSIKFFIQPPYTPLRDEDGSQLTVEDIYSRFGTIDYHMTLFSQKTHQEWEKNENNKEFEVSDLNPDTEYNVTIYLKHLEKRSQPRVFSISTLPDNTWLLYCVGGITFATGSLFAVVCYAIYKYIKQRTARPKSLDFRGISAFQPLMLTVEHIISPINDLSKPVPYTPDVQLMPINMLQQTSLFPLPITAYQQQANVLAFQPIIQPVNQANGFPSAYTPQIAQENLPCTLNKKPLALTYGVCIESPRCINRRNSQSDQMLQDVSPERFVIGKLKTKTPGDRYCDENYKEQRPKLVERELWESSDTDMTGVAFSMGPMQQLMLQTDCEEAKLHMPQQSLSLLQEGGNYRRQMAGLLPLLSLLTVDTNSVSEDGHSPSSSSPLLKSVCTCDDLPGECSTGQLMSLDSLSYPENKLKPPDFQTTDVLSAAREPGCLELNTFAPHASGSIQDNDTLLTMLFRDLDLKVQ